DNA from Leptospira mayottensis 200901116:
AGGACTAAGAATTTCAATTGATTCATATTAAAAACCAAAACTCAACCCTTTCAAAAGGATCGAACCTTGAACGACAACTCTGTCACCTTTGGACAACCCTTCGATTACGTTTACCCGATCTATGGTAGAAATACCTAAAGTCACTTCACGTCTGACAAACTCGTGCGGAGATTCTTCCACAAAAACGTAATTTTGTCCTTCCACGGTTATGATCGCATTGAAAGGAACGACGACCGTATCTCCGGCGGTGTCTTCGGGAAACTTCACGTTGGCGAACATTCCCGGTTTAAGTTTATATCCCGTGTTGGAAATCACGATACGAACCTTAACCGTTCTCGTCATAGGATCTACGTTGTCTCCAAGAGCCTCGGCGGTTCCGGTCCATTCTTCGCTTGGAAAAGAGGAAAATCGAACCTTAACCTTCTTTCCTTTTTTCAGTTTGGAAAGCTGCGATTCGGGAACGTCGCTGATGATCCAAGCGCTCTGCGAACCCGATTTTCCGAGAAGCGCCGGGTTTAAACCGACCGCGCGAAGTTTTCCTTCGTATTCCGCGAGTTCCGCCTGATCGTTGTTTTGTTGTGTTTCGGCCTCTATCAGATCCTTTTCGGTCGCCACTCTATGTTTGAACATGTCCTTGATCCGTTCGTAATTTTTTATCGAACGGGCGAAACTGTTTCGAGAGTGAACATAACCAACATAAAGATCGTTCAGGTCTGAAGATTCAAAAAGAATGATTCTTTCTTCTCCGCTCACAGAGGGAGAAGTGGAAGCGATCAAACGGGCGGGAGCGTCCACATTGATAAACTCTCCGTCCTTTCCGATCTCCTTCGTTTTGATGATTTCAAGCCCCGGACTATTTTCCTTGAATTCAATTTTTTCCCCGTTTTCCGAAACGATCGGTTTACTCGGAGGAAGTTTGCTTTTCTTGTCGCCTCGATTGGACAAGGCCAAAATCGCGATGGAAACGATTGCGATGAGCGCGGCCGCTCCGATGATTAAAAGCGTTCTTCTGGTAAAATGTATCTTCATGTCTGTTTCCTCACTTTTCTTCCGCGGCCGGTTGGTTGAGTTTCGGAATGAGAACTCCCTGACCCACGGAGAAATTTACTCCTTCAATCGCATCCATTCGATCGGTCTGCAATTTCAGCATTTCCACGACGCTGGAACGATAGGTTTCAAAGAAATCTGTAAATTCCAAAATCGTAATATAACGTTTTTCGTAACTAAGAATCATGTCCTTGGAAAGATCCGTATATTCCTTCGTATATGTGTTTCTGAACTTCTTATACAGTTCGTCTTTGAGACGCGCGGTTTCGATCGAAACGGCTACGTCGTTTTCCACTTCCAACAATGTGTTTTTGAGTTCCTGTTTTCTGGAAAGAATGGCTTTTTCGGAAGCCTTGATGTTTCCCTGATTTCTATCGAAGATCGGAATGTTCAACTGAGCGGTGATCCCCCAATAGTTCTGGAAGGCGGTTCCCCCTCTGTTGTACATCGGACCGAAGGCGAGATCGGGGATCGCGTTCGCGTGCTGCAGTTCCAAGTTCGCCTCTTCGAAACGAAGTGCCTGAATCGCTTTTTTAAGATCCGGTCTTTTGTTGCGGGCAAGCTCCAAAAGTTCGTCTCGTTTCAACTTGCCCGGTTCCAGACTGTCGAGCTGATTTTCAAAGATCATCGGAACGATTTTGACGTCCGTGCTTCGGAAAGAATCGTCGTTTAACAAAACCCGCAGGTCTGCTTCTTTTTCCAAAATTCGAATATTCAATTCTTCTCTTTCTTTTTTGAGAAAAAAGTAAAGCGCTTTCAGACGAAGCACTTCCGCCTGTAAGATCGCCCTTCTTTTATAACCCATTTCCGCGGAAGTAACGGTTCTTCCCAACGCTTCCAGACTTTGATCGTAAAAAGAAATCGCCTGTCTGTAGTAGTAGATCGCGTAGAAGAGCTTTCTGAGTTTTGTTACGAGTTCGCGCGCGAGATCATAAAACTCCTGTTCTCCCATTCTCGCGTTGAGTTCCGCGACTCGGACACGTTTGCCGATTTTACCGCCGAGTAAAAACAGCTGTTGAATTTGAACGACGGTTTGACCCGAACGGGTAAAGTCGAAATAACGCTGCGTCGGTTCGGCGAAAATACTCTGATCGATAAAGATATTCGGATTCGCATAAAGTCCGGCTTGTTCGATTCCCGCTTTACGCGCATCTATATTAAAGCGCGCAGCAAGAAGAAGTAAGTTATTTTTCCAGAGTTTCTCTTCTGCGGTTTTTAAATCCAAAGTTCTTTCTTTGTCCTGTAAATTCTCTGGAATCTCGCGTTGGATCGGATTTTCAGATTGGCCCTGCGTTTCGGGAACACCCAATCCGGGTTCGGACCCGGTCGTCGTACCTTCCGACAGAATCGGAACCATCCATAAAAGAAGTAAAAACATGAAAATCTTTCTCATAGGTTTCCCAAGAATGATTGTTTGCTGGTCCAGTGTACAATTCCCCGCGTTTGCATTTATTTTCCCTTTTCCTTTGCGTACGAATCCAATTCGCAACCAAAGAATTATCTACATTTGAATTCCGGAAAATATGTAATCCGGAAGAAAAAAATCAAACTGTCGGAGGTGGTAAATTCAGAAGGAGAGAAGATAATAAATAGCTAAAATGGGTCTTAGGTGCGTTGAACTTTCCAGAAAAGAAGTGAATTTCGGTCTTGGAAAGTTCGAAAAAACCGGAAAATACGAGATCTAAAAAGTCGTAACGTCCTCTCAGACAAACTGCAAGATCTTTAGCTTCGATACCGGATTGAATTTCGGAACGCGTTTTACGATGCGATTGATTTTGAATCTTTTTCGCAAGAGCGAAATGAATTTCTCCACCTCGAACGTCTAGAAATGCAAGATCAAAGGTTCCATCTTCCTCACACGGCAATACGATTACCGCGGTCAGAACAAGAATCAGCAATCGATGGATCCAACGAACCTTCATTAATTCCCACAATTCTAAAGTAGGCTTAGGCTTACAAACGTTTTTCGATCTTCAATATTTAGAAAGACAGTATCAATCCAACTTTCGGGATTTATTAAGTCCTTCTCGAAAATCTAATACTTTGTCTTGGAGGCAGTGTCGCAGTATGATAAGCTATTTTTAAATAGATTCTAAAAGTCACGGGGCTACATGCTCCACACGCACTACCGTTCCATTTCGCATTAAAACCCTAATTTCCAAATCCGGCTTTGCACCGGGCTTGTAACGACTGATCGGTCTCGTATAAACAAAGGCTTCGATGCTGTTGGTTCTAAATTGAATCCGATCAGGATTTCCTAAAAATTCCTTCACAAAGATTCTATTTTGTCCCTGTAAGGTATCTTTGATCTCGGATCTTAATCTAAGATTCTTTTCGATTTCCGGATCCAAAGTGACAGATTCAGAAATTCGGGTCCGGTTTGTTTCGATTTGAGAAGATTCCTCCGTTTTTTCAGAACCTATAAGTTGCCTGAGGACAAGTTTCTCACACTTTTCCCGATCTTCGAAGGTTTCCATACAATCGGCGTAGATCTGTTTCGCCGATCCCTTTTGGGGCGTAGTGGTACAGAAGCTCAGAATTCCCGATCCGCAAACGAAAATAAATGCAACAAGGTAAAACTTCAGCGTTTCCGTCTCCGACTCGTCTTTCTTTCAGTTCCTCCTCCGGAGCTGGTCGTAACAGTTACTGTCGATCCGTTGGAACGAGAGCGGCCGGGAGTTCCACCCGAAAGTTCTTGAAAACCTCCAGTAACTTCTTGCCCTACTTTTTTATATTCCCGCCTTTCTTCCGGTAGTTTAGAATTTTCCGATACTTCTACACGGAAAAGAAAGTTTACGACTTCGTTTTTCAGATTCTCGATCGCGACATCGAACATTCTAAAACCTTGAAGTTTATATTCCACGAGAGGATTTCTTTCGCTATAACCTACGGTCCAGATTCCTTCTCTCAGATGATCCATGGAGTAGAGATGTTCTTTCCAACGATGATCCAAGATATCTAAGAAAATATTTCTTTCTAGAAGTTTCCAAATATCCTTACCGATACTTTCGCCTCTACCTTCGTATTTCTGTTTCGCAGCCGCATTCACTTTTTCAAAAA
Protein-coding regions in this window:
- a CDS encoding TolC family protein codes for the protein MRKIFMFLLLLWMVPILSEGTTTGSEPGLGVPETQGQSENPIQREIPENLQDKERTLDLKTAEEKLWKNNLLLLAARFNIDARKAGIEQAGLYANPNIFIDQSIFAEPTQRYFDFTRSGQTVVQIQQLFLLGGKIGKRVRVAELNARMGEQEFYDLARELVTKLRKLFYAIYYYRQAISFYDQSLEALGRTVTSAEMGYKRRAILQAEVLRLKALYFFLKKEREELNIRILEKEADLRVLLNDDSFRSTDVKIVPMIFENQLDSLEPGKLKRDELLELARNKRPDLKKAIQALRFEEANLELQHANAIPDLAFGPMYNRGGTAFQNYWGITAQLNIPIFDRNQGNIKASEKAILSRKQELKNTLLEVENDVAVSIETARLKDELYKKFRNTYTKEYTDLSKDMILSYEKRYITILEFTDFFETYRSSVVEMLKLQTDRMDAIEGVNFSVGQGVLIPKLNQPAAEEK
- a CDS encoding efflux RND transporter periplasmic adaptor subunit, with the translated sequence MKIHFTRRTLLIIGAAALIAIVSIAILALSNRGDKKSKLPPSKPIVSENGEKIEFKENSPGLEIIKTKEIGKDGEFINVDAPARLIASTSPSVSGEERIILFESSDLNDLYVGYVHSRNSFARSIKNYERIKDMFKHRVATEKDLIEAETQQNNDQAELAEYEGKLRAVGLNPALLGKSGSQSAWIISDVPESQLSKLKKGKKVKVRFSSFPSEEWTGTAEALGDNVDPMTRTVKVRIVISNTGYKLKPGMFANVKFPEDTAGDTVVVPFNAIITVEGQNYVFVEESPHEFVRREVTLGISTIDRVNVIEGLSKGDRVVVQGSILLKGLSFGF